In the genome of Candidatus Delongbacteria bacterium, the window AATACTTACAAAACAAGAGGAAATTTACAAAGCACTAAATGTACCGGTTCCAGCCTCGTCATGAGAGGCCGAGAATCCAGGATTCAAAGCAAGAAGAACCAAGCCTTCTAAATTCAAATGAAAAAGGCGTATTTTCAACAAATTGCTTTGCGTGACCATGCTCGTTGTGTATTTCTTTATGAATGAATTTCTTTATAGGTTCTTCACCGATAAATTTTTTCTCAGAAAGATATGTAAAATCAACAATCGTATCTTCAATTTTGGCCAATTTTCCTTCTCTGGTAACTATGAAAGGAATTCTTTCCAAAGCTTCTTTAATTCCCTCATTGAATTTATTACCCAGATCATCATATCGTATCTCTTTGGGTATTAAATGATATGCTTGAAAACTATACTCTGTAATCACGAGTCTAGAAATCCAGTTAAAAATTTCAATGGCAATAGACTTAAATAACCACTGATTCCATTTCGAATCGGCATGAAGTGATTCTCGGTTAGCAGTTGTTAAAAAACTTGTGTTAACAAGCACTGGCAAAGAATACTTTCTTTCATCAGTCGGTAAATATGAATATAGCAGTGTCTCTTGTTCAGAAATTCTGTTTATTCCATCATTTCCTATCTTTGCTGCTAAAGTTACTTCAATTGAATCCGTATTCAATAATTTCTCCGGTATATTACGTTCATCTTGTAATGCAATTTTGACTTCTTCAGGCACTGTTAAACTAATAGTTCTTGTTAACCAATCAGATTTTGATGAATTACAATTCTTCAATGTAATTCGATCTTTCTGATCTCGATTTATTTCAATCTTGACCAATTCAATTACATCAAAATTAATTTCAGAAATATTTTTAAGAAACAAAAACATGTTCAAGTTTTGAGACAGATTTAGAACCGCCTGTGTTGTCTCTTTTTCATTTTTCATTTGAATAATTGTGGCAACATTAGCATCGATACTTTCTAAAAAATGGTTGATTGTCACATCAATTGCTTCAGTTTCAGTATATATAGGTATTATTTGCCACGGAAACTGGAATTCTCTGTCGTTTTCCTTTTCCCATTCACACTTTTCATCTTCCCATTTCCACTCGAATGGATATGATGAATCAAATCTAAAGTACTCTTTATTTGAAAAAATGGTAACATTTTCAGATTGTCCAAAGACCGATTTGAAACCAATACCCTTATATCCTGTCTTTGTTAAATCAGATTTCTTTGTACCATTATTAACGTTACAAATTCCCTGTACATCACGTGAAGAAAATGGTTTTCCAGAGTGCGCAACTACTAAACACTTTTCAAAAATCTTTATCCATACTTTAACACCTCTATTATCAAAAGATGAGTCGTCTGCATTTTGCAAAAGTTCATATATAAAACGCTTCGAATCTGTATATAAATCTGCCGATAATGCGTTCAATGAACTGGCTTGATTTACTGCCTGACTAGGATATGAATAATTTGTATTATCTAAATAAATTTTCTCAACAACAGACCTTAAACTCATATCTTTTCCCTTCCTCTAATGTACTTTTAAATATTCAACCTCAAAATGCTAATAGATTAGCAATTCATAAATTCAGTCTATTTGCTTTCGGGAGGAATAAGTGCATTAGTTAAACCATCAAACATTTCAACTAAGTGTACATTACTACATCCTTCCCATGCATCCAATGATACATGTTCAAGTAGAATAATTTGAAAATGTTGTTCCTCATTGATTACATTATTAAAAAAAGCATCCATCAATCCGAATATTTCTTTCACTTTGTTCCAATCATCCTTTATTGATAGACTTTCCTCGCTCTTTTTGAAGTCAAAAGTACTATTGTTAAAATATGGTCTGCTTGGTTGGTCAATTATGAGGAATGGTAAAACATAAGGAACGTCATTATTCATTATTAGCTGGTGCATTCCTAAAAACAGGCATAAATGCATAAATAGATGATCAGAACTGCTTGTTATGTTGGCAGTAGTCGTCGATTTACTCTTTCGTAATTTTAGTACTTTTTTATTGTAATCAAACGTAGCTAAATACGCACCATATTCGTCCAAAGCATTCTTTGCGGTTTGGATATATGTTTGAATGTAATCATTCAGTGCCTCTATCGTCGTTTCCTTATTTTCTTCAGACGAAATATAAACATCTTTCAGATTTGCCAGTTCCTTTTCCTTACTTTTAATTCTTTCGTCAAATAAATCAGGAGATACTTCTGCGTTAACCAAATTATAAAATTCTGATTTCAATTCACCAATTGATATAAGTCGAGCTCTATCACTTTTTATAGAATCATCAATGATAGGTATTAAACTAAGTCTATTATTACAAGAAGAC includes:
- a CDS encoding DUF3732 domain-containing protein, producing KSLSTEEDALKPINYINSTFSKEIKNDEYAQFLNVLENELTNIKKAIKNKMPFEYGIDDKIDQLEKKLSSCNNRLSLIPIIDDSIKSDRARLISIGELKSEFYNLVNAEVSPDLFDERIKSKEKELANLKDVYISSEENKETTIEALNDYIQTYIQTAKNALDEYGAYLATFDYNKKVLKLRKSKSTTTANITSSSDHLFMHLCLFLGMHQLIMNNDVPYVLPFLIIDQPSRPYFNNSTFDFKKSEESLSIKDDWNKVKEIFGLMDAFFNNVINEEQHFQIILLEHVSLDAWEGCSNVHLVEMFDGLTNALIPPESK